DNA sequence from the Sulfurimonas sediminis genome:
AGATAAAGGTTCTTACGGGTTGTCTGTATGTAATACGTCACTACAATCTCATCAGAATGTTTCTTTTCCAATGCAACAACCACCCGTTGTTCCTCTGAATATTCACCCTCTTTTAAATGCAGTATGTTTTTCATCTCTTTTACAGTCAAAAAACCGACATAAAATTTATTGTATAAATCATGATATCTTTGCACTTTTTCAGTCATCAAAAAATTCATATCTATGACATATTTTTTATTTGCCCGTATTGTTTTGGTAATCCAGCTCATGGTATTGTAATACCTGAACGGATGAAGTTTCAGCATATGTGCTTCTATCATTTTCTTGGAATTTATTTTATCTTTTGGCAAAAGTTTTTGTTTGTCGAGTTTTGTAATATATTCTAAAACTTCTGCAGCCGAGAACTCTTTTGTAAACCATACCTTACAGTATGACGGGAACTGCTTGGCACCTGTGGCACCTTCATTTAAGATAATTAATGATTTGATTGTGTAGTTCGGAAAGATAATTTCCAAAAGTGCTTTTTTCTTTCTCAGCCTGCGACGCAGTTTCAATACAGACTTTACCAGTGTCATTTCAACAAAATAGAGTTCATTGTTTTTTGTCAAAAACATCGCATCAAATTCACTGATTTCACGGCTTTTTGTTCGGTAGACTATTTGTTCTTTCTCGCTTATGGAAAGAGTATTTGCATAGGCTTTGCATTTTCCCTGATGAAAACCCTTGAGTACAAATTTTGTTATATAGTCATTCTCTTCTGCGTAACGCAAAAGCTTCTCATAAATAAAATTTTCATACACTTCCCCCTCAAAGGAACGGTAAGAACTCAAATAGGACGGGTCATCCAGATCAATGCCTTTTTTAATCAAAGAGAGTAAATGTTTTGTGTTATAGACATAATGAAGCAGATTGTCTGCTATATCTTCTTTTTCTAAATTTTTAATTGCCGGAGAAATTTCTAACATCAGAGTGTCATCTCACTGTTTTTAAAGAAATCATCTATGACTGATCGGTATGTTGCTATATCGTCAATTGAATTTACTTCATTTCTCAAAACTGATGCGCCTCGATACCCTTTAGAGTAGGTATGAGTATGCTTTCTAAACATTGCAACACCGTGCTGTCCGTAGAACTCTATCATTTTGTCAAAATGCTCCATAATAATTTCATACTTGAGACTTTGTTCAATATGTTCGGTCCCGGTTTTAAGTTGGTGAAATATCCACGGAGCACCTACTGCACCGCGACCTATCATAACCCCGTCAGCACCGGTATGTTCAAGCACCCATTTTGCTTTTTCATAAGAATCTATATCACCGTTTGCAATCACCGGGATATCCACAGCCTCTTTAATCTCTCTTATTGCATCATAATCAACAGCTGCTTTAAATTTGCCGGTTCGTGTTCTTCCGTGCACTGCAATAAAATCTGCACCGCTGTCCTGCACAACTTTTGCAATATCCACATGGTTTTTCTTTTCAAAACCCAATCTTATTTTAACACTGGTCATATTTTTATTGGAAGTATTTTTAATAGTTTTTATAATATCTCCCATTAAAGGAAGGTCCAAAAGAAGAGAACTGCCGCTTCCATGACCCACAACTTTTGGTACAGGACAGCCACAGTTTAGGTCAATAATGTCAATTCCGTCCTGTTCGTTTAATATTTCAACAGCACGACGCACAATATCAACATCAGCACCCGCAATTTGTACAGAATACGGATCTTCCAAAGAAGATTTTTCCAGCATATGGAGTGTTTTTTGTGAACCGTGAGCCAGAGCATTTGAGCTCAACATTTCACTGACAGTCAAATCTGCTCCAAATTTTTTCACCACACTTCTGAAAGGAAGATCAGTAAACCCCGCCAATGGGGCTAATACATATAATGGCTTGTCAAAGGAGAGTTTTGTTTTTTTCATTATTAGAGAAACATATCTATACTGAAATTTTGTCCACACTCTTTAAGCGCACGATAGGCTTTAAAGTTCTGATACTCATCAGGCTGAGAGTTGTCAAGAATAGCA
Encoded proteins:
- the dusB gene encoding tRNA dihydrouridine synthase DusB, which gives rise to MKKTKLSFDKPLYVLAPLAGFTDLPFRSVVKKFGADLTVSEMLSSNALAHGSQKTLHMLEKSSLEDPYSVQIAGADVDIVRRAVEILNEQDGIDIIDLNCGCPVPKVVGHGSGSSLLLDLPLMGDIIKTIKNTSNKNMTSVKIRLGFEKKNHVDIAKVVQDSGADFIAVHGRTRTGKFKAAVDYDAIREIKEAVDIPVIANGDIDSYEKAKWVLEHTGADGVMIGRGAVGAPWIFHQLKTGTEHIEQSLKYEIIMEHFDKMIEFYGQHGVAMFRKHTHTYSKGYRGASVLRNEVNSIDDIATYRSVIDDFFKNSEMTL